From the Huiozyma naganishii CBS 8797 chromosome 2, complete genome genome, one window contains:
- the ALG3 gene encoding dolichyl-P-Man:Man(5)GlcNAc(2)-PP-dolichol alpha-1,3-mannosyltransferase (similar to Saccharomyces cerevisiae ALG3 (YBL082C); ancestral locus Anc_7.407): MATTKVEGTTDAEEKPKEFVRPPFDPVGDIKKGITHMLFNPDATLILLPILLLGESMALKFITKQIPYTEIDYEAYMEQIDMIVKDKNLNYAEIRGGTGPLVYPAGHVWIYRFMYWVTNGMEDLAMGQQFFRYLYIGTLFFQLLTYYELQIQPWCVVLACLSKRLHSIFILRLFNDCFETFFMVSSIYFFVKACKSKRRTPWVTLASVAYTFAVSVKMNGLLFLPGVLVAIYLLTDGNLITSMTYVLGMAAWQIVVATPFLLHFPREYISGAFNFERQFFHHWSINWQFISEDVFLGQLFQRGLLITHIVLLVILILFKHVEIIPDGIKSLVQPRTSVHKLSSTELVNTVPFILIMSNFIGIICARSLHYQFLSWYHWTIPILIHWSKLPFFIGPIWYVCHEWCWNSYPPNDTASVLLFFCNTSLLSIILLVENFKFYLDTALEEKKMQ; encoded by the coding sequence ATGGCGACTACGAAGGTTGAAGGCACTACAGACGCTGAAGAAAAGCCAAAGGAGTTTGTTAGACCCCCATTTGATCCCGTCGGGGATATCAAAAAGGGAATAACTCATATGCTCTTCAATCCGGATGCTACCTTAATTCTACTTCCCATTTTACTTTTAGGAGAATCAATGGCTCTGAAGTTTATAACAAAACAGATACCTTACACCGAAATTGACTATGAGGCTTATATGGAGCAAATAGACATGATTGTCAAGGACAAAAATCTGAATTATGCGGAAATCAGAGGTGGAACAGGTCCTTTGGTGTACCCTGCCGGCCATGTGTGGATTTACCGATTTATGTACTGGGTTACAAACGGTATGGAAGATTTAGCAATGGGCCAGCAATTTTTCAGGTACTTGTACATTGgaactctttttttccagttgCTTACGTATTACGAACTTCAGATACAGCCATGGTGCGTTGTTCTTGCTTGCCTTTCCAAACGCTTGCATTCAATCTTTATATTGAGATTGTTTAACGACTGCTTCGAGACATTTTTCATGGTATCCAGTATATACTTCTTTGTCAAGGCATGCAAGTCCAAAAGGCGTACCCCATGGGTGACTCTAGCGAGTGTCGCTTATACGTTTGCTGTAAGTGTGAAGATGAACGGTCTCTTATTTCTACCTGGTGTGCTAGTTGCGATATATCTGTTGACTGACGGTAATTTGATCACTAGCATGACCTATGTTTTAGGGATGGCTGCCTGGCAAATCGTCGTTGCGACCCCATTCTTGTTGCACTTTCCTCGAGAGTACATTTCAGGTgccttcaattttgaaaggCAATTTTTCCACCATTGGTCTATCAACTGGCAGTTTATCTCCGAGGATGTATTCCTTGGTCAACTGTTTCAGAGAGGTTTGTTGATCACCCATATTGTACTGCTTGTCATTCTGATTTTGTTTAAGCACGTGGAGATCATCCCGGATGGTATCAAATCCTTGGTACAGCCTCGAACCTCGGTGCACAAACTCTCATCCACCGAGTTAGTGAACACTGTTCCCTTCATTCTCATCATGAGCAATTTTATAGGCATCATTTGCGCCCGGTCATTGCACTACCAATTCCTGTCATGGTACCACTGGACGATCCCTATCTTGATCCATTGGTCCAAACTACCATTTTTCATTGGCCCCATCTGGTATGTCTGCCACGAGTGGTGCTGGAACTCGTACCCACCAAACGACACAGCCAGCGTCCTGCTCTTTTTCTGCAACACCTCTCTCCTGAGTATAATTTTGCTAGTGGAGAACTTCAAATTTTACCTAGATACGGCCctggaagagaagaaaatgcAGTGA
- the KNAG0B02270 gene encoding LisH domain-containing protein (similar to Saccharomyces cerevisiae FLO8 (YER109C); ancestral locus Anc_7.406), which translates to MLDFERQGSQQQQRQQQQPLPPPQLPQQQYGIPPGDNEGVDLQGDKKLLNAYIYDFLLKSSLNKTALAFCEDAIIEENGYRPVRTTADASVPPSFIPMHNAPYSYLFEWWQVFWDLFNIKSGREGSVLAQEYYKILLTQRQQQQMFRNMQITAARQQYLKKQQQHEALKQNVSQRTASQQTNTSEICPGMNMNLPIGIDNFKLNLAPQGPPGPQGPPGPPGPPGPPGAQLQQGMVHPQPPLPNTQFSQRFWQPMYPMSSPAVDEHPTLSHQHQHQQNQYPLPQSLPAQQQGNQHLQNHLYHGATNGPDTAALLSNTVPSNPDDFLILGDSNVNDKINAFPMNSNATNGGAKPQERARSGSKSKQSLNSKTKNRQSVSSAASKKRKITPAAQMASPRYATDMDKSFPQNSTPTATSISSSAKNPGKNVTTPIGINNEYLAKLGKKDMLPPSSTGVSPMVINSPDYKPKKTHLNETASSESPKGCVRRKSTTAIGSKLGKYNPDKSERSNIQESNSEPVTPLYPTPSQSKSQRQTMPSSQLSTAHETNSLKNRNMLPASPEPAANMGRKTWMEPANSNSIAANYNNTNTNQEKPESYMNDTNPAQYKMGKTNEEATAAFDPLGDPMPNGYRFSDELTDDMLFLNTFIDPTPADLGNVSSGPNNEANILNLGALDDTVEEKPHFNNPKWQ; encoded by the coding sequence ATGCTGGACTTCGAAAGGCAAGGCtcacagcagcaacagcgacagcaacagcaaccactACCCCCACCACAACTCCCCCAGCAACAGTATGGGATCCCACCGGGGGATAACGAGGGTGTAGACTTGCAGGGGGACAAAAAACTGCTAAAcgcatatatatacgaCTTCCTATTGAAATCGTCTTTGAATAAAACAGCTTTGGCGTTTTGTGAGGATGCCATTATTGAAGAGAATGGATATAGGCCAGTGAGGACCACGGCGGACGCTTCCGTCCCGCCAAGTTTTATACCAATGCATAACGCACCTTACAGTTATCTGTTTGAATGGTGGCAGGTATTTTGGGACCTATTTAATATCAAGTCCGGCAGGGAAGGATCTGTTCTTGCGCAAGAGTATTACAAGATATTGCTGACGCAGaggcagcagcaacagatgtTCAGGAACATGCAGATTACAGCAGCACGGCAGCAGTAtctgaagaaacagcagcaacatgAAGCACTGAAGCAGAATGTTTCGCAGAGGACAGCTTCgcaacaaacaaacacaTCGGAGATTTGCCCAGGGATGAACATGAATCTTCCAATTGGTATTGATAATTTTAAGCTAAATTTGGCACCACAGGGACCACCAGGCCCACAGGGACCACCAGGCCCACCAGGCCCACCGGGACCACCGGGAGCACAACTGCAACAAGGTATGGTACACCCTCAACCACCATTGCCAAATACCCAATTCTCCCAACGCTTTTGGCAACCTATGTATCCAATGTCTTCACCGGCAGTCGATGAACACCCAACGTTATCccatcaacatcaacatcaacagaACCAATACCCATTGCCACAGTCGCTACCAGCACAGCAACAGGGGAACCAGCATTTACAGAACCACCTGTACCATGGGGCTACAAACGGCCCAGATACCGCGGCACTGCTTTCAAACACCGTACCATCCAACCCAGACGATTTCCTCATACTGGGGGACTCCAACGTAAACGATAAAATAAACGCTTTCCCAATGAACAGCAATGCCACCAATGGTGGCGCAAAACCTCAAGAACGTGCTAGAAGTGGCAGCAAATCCAAGCAGTCATTGAACAGCAAGACTAAGAATAGGCAAAGTGTTAGTTCAGCTGcatcgaagaagagaaagattACACCAGCTGCACAGATGGCGTCCCCTCGATACGCTACAGACATGGATAAGTCGTTCCCGCAAAATAGTACACCGACCGCCACCAGCATATCGAGCTCCGCCAAAAACCCAGGGAAAAATGTTACTACACCCATAGGCATCAATAACGAATACCTCGCGAAACTAGGGAAAAAGGATATGCTACCGCCTTCTTCTACAGGTGTATCACCTATGGTTATCAATTCTCCAGATTACAAACCGAAGAAGACACATTTGAACGAAACAGCATCATCTGAATCACCGAAAGGATGCGTAAGACGGAAATCAACCACAGCCATCGGAAGTAAGCTGGGGAAATATAATCCTGACAAGAGCGAAAGATCGAACATTCAAGAATCCAATTCAGAACCAGTGACACCATTATATCCAACACCTTCACAATCAAAGTCGCAGCGGCAAACAATGCCAAGCTCACAACTCTCCACGGCGCACGAAACAAATAGTCTCAAAAATAGAAACATGCTCCCAGCATCACCGGAGCCAGCGGCAAACATGGGAAGGAAAACGTGGATGGAACCAGCGAATTCGAACTCTATCGCTGCGAACTACAATAACACTAACACTAACCAAGAAAAACCGGAATCATATATGAACGACACCAACCCTGCTCAATACAAAATGGGCAAGACGAATGAGGAGGCGACAGCGGCGTTTGACCCTCTGGGTGACCCTATGCCAAATGGATATCGATTTTCGGATGAGCTGACAGACGATATGCTGTTTCTCAACACTTTCATCGACCCAACTCCAGCGGATTTGGGTAACGTCAGCTCAGGACCGAACAACGAGGCTAATATTCTAAACCTCGGCGCATTGGACGATACAGTCGAGGAAAAACCGCATTTCAACAATCCAAAGTGGCAGTAA
- the KNAG0B02280 gene encoding uncharacterized protein (similar to Saccharomyces cerevisiae YBL081W; ancestral locus Anc_7.404) — protein sequence MPGKIVNVAFLSQVEDVDEYLLEYKKLKQINGRNNRFYQNKSVDSYDRKFGHENSPLSGNPNNVAFQNGGNNNSINYNGNIYNTLGNFNKQTNHSMGYGKKNMYNGNNHRNNTNGKFNNSSHYYQNQQNDTADFSYPSAYNQNDLVANQLKQTYHQLFYTENNTETGSGGYKETSPFMSTSEPLNPQVNTSIRSLYEDVKSSIGQTSFAYGTGDQFTGFPSFPYQQQPETDSALLFGSDLNGKKTLATGKESLQAPKGTGSYSGAAQRFSPYLNGPFGSASLSNSETLMASLSPTTSNDIFQSPNLPSASFGMNLSPGVPLPDISNGTVGIDQQLTPGNNTLAGSKLVSSKERALDMAQPFSGGSKASSINWGSNVSNNVSSSTGNGPFGIWNSDMSVWS from the coding sequence ATGCCCGGTAAAATAGTTAACGTTGCATTTCTGTCGCAAGTAGAAGATGTCGACGAATATTTGTTGgaatacaaaaaattaaaacAAATCAACGGAAGAAACAACAGATTTTACCAAAATAAGAGTGTTGATTCCTACGATAGAAAGTTTGGTCATGAAAATTCACCCTTAAGCGGTAATCCAAATAATGTAGCCTTCCAGAACGGCGGCAACAATAACAGTATCAATTACAACGGTAATATTTACAACACTTTGGGAAATTTCAACAAACAGACTAACCACTCCATGGGTTacggaaagaaaaatatgtaTAACGGGAACAATCACAGGAACAACACCAACGGTAAATTTAATAATAGCTCGCATTATTaccaaaatcaacaaaatgATACGGCAGATTTCTCTTATCCCTCTGCATACAACCAGAACGATCTTGTCGCTAATCAGTTGAAACAAACCTATCACCAGTTGTTCTATACGGAAAATAATACTGAGACAGGTTCTGGAGGCTACAAAGAAACTAGCCCCTTCATGTCCACTAGTGAGCCTTTGAATCCACAAGTCAACACTTCCATTAGATCCCTTTACGAAGATGTGAAATCGTCCATTGGACAGACATCATTTGCATATGGCACAGGTGACCAATTTACTGGATTTCCATCTTTCCCctaccagcagcaaccgGAAACCGACAGTGCTCTTTTATTTGGTTCTGATCTCAATGGCAAAAAGACTTTAGCTACAGGAAAGGAGAGCTTACAAGCGCCGAAGGGGACAGGAAGTTACTCGGGGGCAGCTCAAAGATTCTCACCGTATTTAAATGGACCTTTCGGGTCAGCATCTCTTTCTAATTCAGAGACACTAATGGCTTCTTTGTCTCCAACCACTAGTAACGATATATTCCAATCCCCAAATTTGCCGTCAGCGAGTTTTGGGATGAATCTAAGCCCAGGAGTTCCGCTACCCGATATCAGCAATGGCACAGTTGGAATTGATCAACAATTGACGCCAGGTAACAACACGCTAGCAGGCTCCAAGCTTGTTTCATCAAAGGAAAGAGCTTTGGATATGGCCCAGCCGTTCTCTGGTGGCTCGAAGGCGTCTTCCATTAATTGGGGTTCTAATGTATCCAACAATGTATCATCGTCAACAGGTAATGGTCCATTTGGGATATGGAATAGTGACATGAGTGTATGGAGTTAA
- the PET112 gene encoding glutamyl-tRNA(Gln) amidotransferase subunit PET112 (similar to Saccharomyces cerevisiae PET112 (YBL080C); ancestral locus Anc_7.403), whose protein sequence is MASIRYRLLRNTISKRRFTTDPNFKLICGLEVHTQLCTRNKLFSLSTNDPFASISKPNFHTSYFDIAVPGTKPKLNYECVLYALKLASALNSDINLNSQFDRKHYFYGDQPQGYQITQHYSPIAKGGYLEMFGDIDRIKDEKKRINITQLQLEQDTGMSHYITGDNGAQSMIDLNRSNVPLIELVTEPDFSHVDQVRAFIKKYQDLVRQLKISTGDLETGSMRVDVNVSINDYPRIELKNLPNTSSIVNAIKFEYQRQLKIIKSGQADQFLKHQETRGWDGAKTVKLRSKETTIDYRYMPDPELRLITLDADVIENVRKILPESSDVKIRSFLAEPFNLTVKDAKMLSISSQLSKLYNNEEVKQFFIETFHEYQKNAPNEVRSKLVVSWVLHELLGNLNKLNIPLKEFLQILPPTKYSELIVLVDNGDITSSSGKLLLFHVLKEFKDSNYIKKTEDVDFQGLIRQFDIGALSDMDKSKLEKECKTIIAEVDNPKLIESIKAGKTKAVKYLVGQGMRKFQGRVKAQELQRVFQDILNINDK, encoded by the coding sequence atGGCTAGCATCAGGTATCGTCTGCTGCGCAACACGATATCTAAAAGAAGGTTTACTACAGATCCCAACTTTAAACTGATATGTGGACTTGAAGTTCACACTCAATTGTGTACCCGAAACAAGCTGTTCTCACTTTCTACCAACGACCCCTTCGCTTCTATCTCAAAGCCAAACTTTCACACGAGTTACTTTGACATTGCGGTTCCTGGTACAAAGCCGAAATTAAACTACGAATGTGTGCTTTACGCATTAAAATTGGCTTCTGCTCTAAACAGTGACATCAATCTTAACTCTCAATTCGATAGGAAGCATTACTTTTACGGAGACCAGCCACAAGGATATCAGATTACGCAGCACTATTCGCCTATAGCTAAAGGTGGCTATTTGGAAATGTTCGGAGACATCGATCGGATCAAagatgagaagaagagaattAACATTACTCAACTACAACTCGAACAAGATACTGGTATGTCCCATTACATTACCGGGGATAATGGTGCCCAAAGTATGATTGATTTGAATAGATCGAATGTTCCCCTGATTGAGTTGGTGACTGAGCCGGATTTCAGTCATGTTGACCAGGTGAGAGCATTTATCAAGAAATATCAGGACTTGGTTCGTCAGCTGAAAATTTCAACAGGTGATTTGGAGACTGGTTCTATGCGAGTAGACGTAAACGTCTCTATTAACGATTACCCTAGAATagaattgaaaaacttaCCTAACACGTCTTCCATAGTGAATGCCATTAAATTCGAGTATCAAAGGCAACTGAAGATCATCAAAAGTGGACAAGCTGATCAGTTCTTAAAGCATCAAGAAACCCGTGGCTGGGATGGAGCAAAAACAGTAAAATTGAGAAGTAAAGAAACAACTATTGACTACAGATACATGCCAGATCCAGAGTTGCGACTCATCACATTAGATGCGGACGTTATCGAAAATGTCAGAAAAATTTTGCCGGAATCGTCCGATGTCAAGATCCGGTCATTTTTGGCGGAACCTTTCAACTTGACAGTTAAGGATGCCAAAATGTTGTCGATATCCAGCCAATTGAGCAAGCTTTACAATAATGAGGAGGTGAAACAATTTTTTATCGAAACCTTTCATGAATACCAAAAAAACGCTCCAAACGAGGTTAGATCAAAGTTGGTCGTCAGCTGGGTACTTCACGAACTTTTGGGGAATCTAAACAAATTGAATATCCCATTAAAGGAATTTTTGCAAATTCTGCCGCCAACGAAATATTCAGAATTAATTGTGCTGGTGGATAACGGAGACATCACGAGCTCTAGTGGGAAATTATTACTGTTCCATGTCTTGAAAGAATTCAAAGATTCAAACTATATcaaaaaaactgaagatGTAGACTTCCAAGGTCTGATAAGGCAATTTGACATTGGGGCGCTAAGTGATATGGATAAGAGCAAGTTGGAAAAAGAATGTAAAACCATTATAGCTGAAGTTGATAATCCAAAACTAATTGAATCGATCAAGGCTGGCAAAACAAAAGCGGTGAAGTACTTGGTAGGTCAAGGAATGAGAAAGTTTCAGGGCAGGGTTAAAGCCCAAGAGTTGCAAAGAGTTTTCCAAGATATTCTCAATATTAATGACAAATAG
- the NUP170 gene encoding Nup170p (similar to Saccharomyces cerevisiae NUP170 (YBL079W) and NUP157 (YER105C); ancestral locus Anc_7.401) — MFSTPLKNRMDYGSTPFNPTQNNNAGSMQDGKHNELNNSVPNMISMQSNLNSNPGAMASALANNHSLDSTASINSNFADVNEHIRVNGIGTKEPLHLASEYVDHLYNRDLNTPVLDERSYYNNGVNYNFSREVGGLGAFTPFERTSVINIPDKLLQEASKTEIKSDMGLFPQLDRCWITIDNKLILWNINDPNDFQCIEEIKHTILSVALVKPKPNTFVDAVKHLLLISTPFDIYILAVSWDKKTNDLNVYNSGMSVSISGMGLLDIASYEKTGQVFFVSKSNGLNVWELQYTGSDDWFNSKCNKVCLTQSTWSNLLPTNLMSKIPGTNLVQSLFEEAKYTQEVISQMTVDQSRGIIYTLSSKSSVRAYRITDKKLEGPFTIEPSYISRIIGTTTARGAAILGKKYLKISKIIPVSQKENGDLFFILLTVGGVRLYFNGSIGRSNIEAIRLESIKFPPSAVTPDVLEQEMQQQQLEQQKKNLPFYFNLSYSESILLKLQKKSSVLLETTKVSTVISPGIFFSAVVKSHSQQSPPYNSSQVPNSTITNPPVTPFQSSTTNTTGAARTATNTATAAKNSTGTIQQPTVLQHRLFVSVPDYGILKNHGKYVENATFLDTDGPVKDIIPLSPLFNATDKPAGYANEFATQYTTDDFRIAVLTNSSIEIYRYRTPDEVFELLIDNPLPFVLNYGLSEACSTALFVTCKFNKPELLRSAALTFLTVGIPGVVDIKPRYNRYSPSTVSSFLNKPSLSVTGSRGTSSLNATTNFSLDDVILSPRFYGMALLMTRLFRDIWDKPIFQAATNLKYDQMGNVISTPELKDKSIISRISISKPDIEYYLSSVMILNEFFSTYGDSITQLSTPSLAADRNVDKGEEVANQAENIAVNSLIRLVFSVKESLSFLNVLYEESEIEGFEHQYLAFENILKELQTNVQNKLLKLKFKDIFAPNESTKASIREILLSIINRNINKGASIEYTATILQERCGSFCSSNDILSFKALEHLKKTKEIKSSDYDGICYHLDNAIKLLQSIANELTVEKLKEAVSIMLSVNYYPKTIEFLLNIANSIDRGKLAYQYVANGCLENDERKNYYEKRIVIYDLVFDTLVKVDELTASNPSSIKGPLLMSKDAVALKNESYDKVLHYDDKLFHYCMYDWLVSQGSEDRLLQLDTNYILPYLEEKSKGSLKITNLMWIYHSRKGNFLKAAEILYNLAISDFEIKLNERIECLSRANSFCNSDCPPSQKQGMVQLTGTIQELFEITSVQDDTLSLVSTDTRIATDIKVELMKNLDSNILPVSDLFNDYAVPLGYHEIALTIFKISDFRDQEEIMAKWEELFDSLKRELNTSGKIEDSRNFIALLSNVVVKVGKKVHTSEFVFPISELFPRICNLFYENLPHDHIKPGSVISIFVSAQVSYNKLYYVLKDLIEVGDPSNKLFDREMVWLIKEWFKSDRKLSDIIPYNEIEQLKEYSIESDPIEKYHKRTGNSV, encoded by the coding sequence ATGTTTTCGACCCCGTTAAAGAACAGAATGGACTACGGGTCGACGCCGTTTAATCCAACGCAGAATAATAATGCTGGTAGTATGCAAGATGGTAAACACAACGAACTGAACAACTCTGTACCGAATATGATCTCAATGCAATCCAACTTGAATAGCAATCCTGGTGCTATGGCAAGTGCGCTAGCTAACAACCATTCTCTGGATTCTACAGCCTCAATAAACTCCAACTTTGCGGACGTTAATGAACATATTAGAGTTAATGGGATTGGAACGAAGGAACCCTTGCATTTAGCTTCGGAATACGTTGATCATTTGTATAATAGGGACTTGAACACTCCAGTGCTGGACGAAAGATCATACTATAACAATGGTGTGAACTACAACTTTAGCAGGGAGGTCGGTGGTCTTGGCGCCTTTACCCCGTTTGAAAGGACTTCCGTTATTAACATCCCTGACAAACTGTTGCAGGAAGCATCCAAGACTGAAATTAAAAGCGACATGGGTCTGTTCCCACAGCTGGACAGATGCTGGATTACAATTGATAATAAATTGATCCTGTGGAATATTAATGATCCAAACGACTTTCAATGtatcgaagaaatcaagCATACTATTTTAAGTGTCGCATTGGTCAAGCCAAAGCCAAACACATTTGTTGACGCTGTGAAACATTTGTTGCTGATTTCGACACCTTTCGACATCTACATCTTGGCAGTATCTTGGGATAAAAAAACCAACGACCTAAATGTCTATAACAGTGGTATGAGCGTGTCGATTAGCGGTATGGGCCTCTTAGATATTGCCTCTTACGAAAAAACTGGGCAGGTATTTTTTGTGAGTAAGTCGAACGGGTTGAATGTTTGGGAGTTGCAGTACACTGGATCTGATGATTGGTTCAACAGTAAGTGCAATAAAGTGTGTTTGACTCAGTCCACCTGGTCCAACCTGCTGCCAACTAACTTGATGTCCAAAATTCCAGGTACTAACTTAGTACAGTCTCTTTTCGAAGAAGCCAAATACACTCAAGAAGTGATCTCACAAATGACTGTTGATCAATCAAGAGGTATTATTTACACACTATCATCTAAATCGTCTGTCAGGGCATACCGCATCACTGATAAGAAATTGGAAGGTCCTTTCACCATTGAACCATCCTATATCAGCAGAATAATAGGTACCACAACTGCGAGAGGGGCTGCCATTCTGGGTAAGAAGTATCTGAAAATTTCTAAAATCATTCCAGTTTCACAGAAGGAAAACGGTGatctcttttttattttattaACAGTTGGTGGTGTGCGGCTCTATTTCAACGGTTCCATTGGCAGATCAAATATCGAAGCTATCAGACTGGAGTCCATCAAATTTCCACCAAGCGCTGTTACACCGGATGTTTTGGAGCAAGAGatgcagcaacagcaacttgaacagcagaagaaaaacctACCATTCTACTTCAATTTGTCGTATTCTGAGTCCATATTGCTGAAACTGCAAAAAAAGTCATCCGTCTTACTGGAAACTACCAAAGTATCAACTGTTATATCTCCaggtatttttttctctgcTGTGGTTAAATCTCATTCTCAACAGAGTCCCCCCTATAACAGTTCTCAAGTACCAAACAGCACTATCACCAATCCGCCAGTGACACCGTTCCAAAGTAGTACAACGAATACTACAGGTGCTGCCAGAACAGCCACGAACACAGCAACCGCTGCAAAAAACTCCACAGGCACTATCCAACAGCCAACTGTGCTACAACATCGGTTATTCGTTAGTGTACCCGATTACGGTATACTGAAGAACCACGGAAAATACGTTGAAAATGCTACTTTTCTTGATACTGATGGACCCGTGAAAGATATCATACCCTTGTCCCCATTATTCAATGCCACAGACAAACCAGCAGGATATGCTAATGAATTTGCTACCCAGTACACAACTGACGATTTCCGTATTGCCGTTCTCACAAACAGCTCCATTGAGATATACAGATACCGTACTCCAGACGAAGTATTTGAATTGCTAATTGATAACCCATTGCCATTTGTCTTGAACTACGGTTTATCGGAAGCATGTTCCACGGCGTTGTTTGTTACCTGcaagttcaacaaaccCGAATTATTAAGATCTGCTGCCTTGACCTTTTTGACTGTTGGTATCCCAGGGGTTGTTGACATTAAACCTAGATATAATAGGTACTCACCTTCCACTGTTTCTTCATTCCTAAACAAACCTTCTTTATCGGTTACAGGGAGTAGAGGAACTTCTTCCCTAAATGCCACTACCAACTTCAGCCTGGACGATGTGATATTATCACCAAGATTTTATGGTATGGCTCTGTTGATGACGCGTCTTTTTAGAGATATCTGGGACAAGCCCATTTTCCAAGCTGCTACTAATTTGAAATACGATCAGATGGGAAATGTCATTAGTACTCCGGAGCTAAAAGACAAGAGTATTATATCGAGAATTTCCATTTCGAAGCCAGATATCGAATACTATTTATCATCTGTGATGATTCTAAACGAGTTCTTTTCAACCTACGGGGATTCAATCACTCAACTCTCTACCCCATCACTTGCGGCAGATCGGAATGTGGATAAGGGGGAAGAAGTGGCTAACCAAGCAGAGAATATTGCCGTCAACTCATTGATCAGACTTGTCTTTTCTGTCAAGGAATCGTTGTCGTTTTTGAATGTTCTGTatgaagaaagtgaaatAGAGGGATTTGAACACCAATACCTGGCTTTcgaaaatattttgaaagagttaCAAACGAATGTCCAAAACAAGTTGCTCAAACTGAAGTTTAAGGACATATTCGCTCCAAATGAATCGACAAAGGCATCCATTCGTGAGATCCTTCTTTCTATCATAAACAGAAACATTAACAAAGGCGCTTCTATTGAATATACCGCCACCATTCTACAAGAACGTTGCGGTTCCTTCTGTTCGAGTAACGACATCCTAAGCTTCAAGGCTTTAGAGCACTTAAAAAAGACGAAGGAAATCAAATCTAGCGATTACGATGGTATATGCTACCATTTGGATAATGCTATAAAACTACTACAAAGCATAGCGAACGAGTTAACTGTTGAAAAGTTAAAAGAAGCTGTGTCAATCATGCTGAGTGTGAACTACTATCCAAAAACAATTGAATTTCTACTAAATATTGCAAATTCGATTGACAGAGGGAAGCTAGCTTACCAATACGTTGCCAATGGCTGCTTGGAAAATGACGAGAGGAAGAACTATTATGAAAAGCGAATTGTTATCTACGACTTGGTGTTTGACACTTTAGTTAAGGTGGATGAATTGACTGCATCCAATCCTTCATCAATCAAGGGACCATTATTGATGTCCAAAGACGCAGTTGCTCTAAAAAATGAGAGCTACGACAAAGTTTTGCATTATGATGACAAGTTATTCCACTATTGCATGTACGATTGGCTAGTTTCGCAAGGCAGTGAGGACAGATTACTTCAACTGGATACAAATTACATCCTACCCTACTTAGAGGAAAAATCAAAGGGTTCCTTGAAGATTACAAACTTGATGTGGATATACCATTCGAGGAAAGGGAACTTTTTAAAGGCTGCAGAAATTCTGTACAATCTGGCCATTTCTGACTTCGAAATCAAACTAAATGAGAGAATTGAATGTTTGTCCCGTGCGAACAGTTTCTGTAATAGTGACTGTCCACCAAGCCAAAAGCAAGGTATGGTTCAACTAACGGGTACCATTCAAGAGCTTTTTGAGATTACCAGCGTTCAAGACGATACTCTATCATTGGTGAGCACCGATACCAGAATTGCCACAGACATTAAGGTAgaattgatgaagaacttggacaGTAATATTTTACCTGTCAGTgacttgttcaacgacTACGCTGTGCCCTTAGGCTATCATGAAATAGCGCTAACCATTTTCAAGATTTCTGATTTCAGagaccaagaagagatcatgGCTAAGTGGGAAGAGCTTTTcgattctttgaagagggaaCTAAATACCAGCGGAAAGATTGAGGATTCGAGAAACTTTATCGCTCTACTATCCAACGTTGTTGTGAAGGTTGGTAAGAAAGTTCATACTTCCGAGTTTGTGTTCCCAATCTCAGAACTTTTCCCAAGGATTTGTAACCTCTTCTATGAAAATCTTCCTCATGATCATATAAAGCCAGGTTCTGTCATCTCCATTTTTGTTTCCGCACAAGTTTCCTACAACAAATTATACTACGTGTTGAAAGATCTGATAGAAGTTGGAGATCCATCCAATAAATTGTTTGATAGGGAAATGGTATGGCTAATAAAAGAATGGTTCAAATCGGACAGAAAGTTGAGTGATATCATACCTTAcaatgaaattgaacaactgAAGGAGTACAGCATAGAGTCCGACCCGATTGAGAAATATCATAAGAGAACTGGTAACAGTGTGTGA